Proteins from a genomic interval of uncultured Methanocorpusculum sp.:
- a CDS encoding DUF6345 domain-containing protein gives MAGKSVFLGFVVVLLLLGLTVGPCAAVPGSYSITQSSKYTFSSDDMPVVKDIRGQIGSPEFHHDISSYADPDLTQTKKNMNLSGWRLRFHHDSKTTKMEDFTRELDKSDIHFHVGHGFAVFGRVGHMELKNHPMPNNAVMAGDVKGKWNHCKWIAVHSCHVLEDESWVRVLEGSDTHGILGFGSVAYTTGHFLADFSRLMTRGMPIAKAWHKASIDNMNRHDEPVVVRSFFRNAGHSIHDRLDAVIAAVEPEDIVRCDVEIGSFRDKWDVTITSLKTGAIYSIRMEVEDYENFGIFPTAKSEVIRGNKVIRGPVKKTDL, from the coding sequence ATGGCCGGTAAGTCTGTTTTCCTTGGTTTTGTGGTCGTGCTGCTGCTCCTTGGTCTGACGGTGGGGCCGTGTGCGGCGGTGCCGGGAAGTTATTCGATTACCCAAAGCAGTAAATATACTTTTTCTAGCGATGATATGCCGGTTGTAAAGGATATTCGCGGGCAGATTGGTTCCCCGGAGTTTCATCACGATATCTCGTCGTATGCCGATCCTGATCTGACTCAGACCAAAAAAAACATGAATCTCTCCGGGTGGCGACTCCGGTTCCATCACGACAGTAAAACTACCAAAATGGAAGATTTTACCCGCGAGTTGGATAAGTCTGATATTCATTTCCATGTTGGTCATGGTTTTGCTGTTTTCGGTCGGGTTGGTCATATGGAATTGAAGAACCATCCGATGCCAAACAATGCGGTAATGGCGGGTGATGTGAAAGGGAAATGGAACCATTGTAAATGGATTGCTGTCCATTCATGCCATGTGCTCGAAGATGAATCCTGGGTCCGTGTTCTCGAAGGGAGTGATACGCATGGTATCTTGGGGTTCGGCAGTGTTGCCTACACCACCGGTCATTTCCTTGCGGACTTTTCTCGGCTGATGACGCGTGGTATGCCGATCGCGAAAGCGTGGCATAAAGCAAGTATTGACAATATGAACCGTCATGATGAGCCAGTCGTCGTCCGGTCGTTTTTCCGGAACGCAGGTCATAGTATACATGACCGGCTGGACGCGGTGATTGCTGCTGTCGAGCCTGAAGATATTGTCCGGTGTGATGTGGAGATCGGTTCGTTTCGGGATAAGTGGGATGTGACGATAACGTCACTCAAAACGGGCGCGATATACAGCATTAGGATGGAAGTTGAAGATTATGAAAACTTTGGTATTTTCCCCACGGCGAAATCTGAGGTGATTCGTGGAAACAAGGTTATTCGCGGACCTGTAAAGAAAACTGATTTGTAA
- a CDS encoding DUF655 domain-containing protein, giving the protein MKKHSLSLLPKINTKHIFAIADAKRYHPFTSFKDLETKVPTIKDAAAPIVARLIKEMENPDEEFRILTLSGITPILNMAKPQVKKTTDHKPKKKSTSSTQKM; this is encoded by the coding sequence ATTAAAAAACACAGTCTCAGTCTCCTCCCAAAAATAAACACAAAACACATATTCGCCATAGCAGACGCGAAACGATATCACCCGTTCACAAGTTTCAAGGATCTCGAAACAAAAGTGCCGACCATAAAAGACGCAGCAGCACCGATTGTGGCAAGGCTAATAAAAGAAATGGAAAACCCAGACGAAGAGTTCAGAATACTAACACTATCCGGCATTACCCCAATATTAAACATGGCAAAACCGCAGGTGAAGAAAACCACCGACCACAAACCAAAAAAGAAGAGCACCAGCAGTACGCAAAAAATGTAA